Proteins encoded within one genomic window of Corynebacterium aurimucosum:
- a CDS encoding 5-oxoprolinase subunit PxpA: protein MSALHIDLNADLGETTAGNPVADDAAMLQLVSSANVATGFHAGDPHSIAETLKAAAEAGVTVGAHVGYNDPAAFGRRFIDYAPAELAAEITYQIGALQALAQANGTQVAYVKPHGAMYNTIVHHEAQAHAVIDGIKAFGDLPVMLLPGGIAVDIAEKKGLTVIREAFADRNYNPDGTLVSRREANAVMGDEGDVVKRVLEVAETGSITAIDGSVLNVDAQSVCTHGDSPGAVQLLRGVVKELQAHGIEIRSAI, encoded by the coding sequence ATGAGCGCGCTCCACATAGACCTCAACGCTGACCTCGGCGAAACCACCGCCGGCAACCCCGTGGCCGATGACGCCGCGATGCTCCAGCTTGTCTCCTCCGCCAACGTCGCCACCGGCTTCCACGCCGGTGACCCGCACTCCATCGCGGAAACGCTCAAGGCGGCCGCAGAGGCAGGAGTTACCGTCGGCGCGCACGTTGGCTATAACGACCCAGCAGCATTCGGCCGCCGCTTCATCGATTACGCACCTGCCGAGCTTGCCGCCGAAATCACCTACCAAATCGGTGCCCTCCAGGCCCTGGCCCAGGCCAACGGGACACAGGTGGCCTACGTGAAGCCGCACGGCGCAATGTATAACACCATCGTCCACCACGAGGCCCAGGCCCACGCGGTTATCGACGGCATCAAGGCCTTCGGCGACCTGCCCGTCATGCTGCTGCCCGGCGGCATCGCCGTCGACATCGCCGAAAAGAAGGGCCTCACCGTCATCCGCGAGGCCTTCGCCGACCGCAACTACAACCCCGATGGCACGCTCGTCTCACGACGCGAGGCGAATGCGGTAATGGGTGATGAGGGGGACGTCGTCAAGCGCGTGCTCGAGGTCGCCGAAACCGGCTCTATTACCGCCATCGACGGCTCCGTACTCAACGTGGATGCCCAGTCGGTGTGCACGCACGGTGATTCGCCCGGCGCGGTCCAGCTGCTGCGCGGTGTGGTCAAGGAACTGCAGGCGCACGGAATTGAGATTCGGAGCGCCATCTGA
- a CDS encoding acetyl/propionyl/methylcrotonyl-CoA carboxylase subunit alpha — translation MISAVLIANRGEIAVRIARTARDLGIRSIAIYSEADAGALHTQVADEAYALPGNSAADTYMNIPALLDIAVRAGADAIHPGYGFLSENADFARTVAEAGLTWIGPSPESIELLGDKIAARRVAEEVGAPLAPGTSDPIDDWQEARAFAEEHGLPIAIKAAYGGGGRGLKVVENLEDIEAAFNSAGREAKEAFGRAECYVEKFLTHPRHVEAQILADTHGNVAVLGTRDCSTQRRFQKLIEEAPAPALSDEQRTGIHEGARAICAKVGYTGAGTVEYIVSEDGTISFLEVNTRVQVEHPVTEMVTGVDIIAEQFRIASGEPLSFVSSSSSDASEAHASEAHASDPVSEGHAFEFRINAEDILNGFAPCPGTIVRFEPPTGPGIRVDSGVRTGSIVPPYYDSLVAKLLVWGPTREIALKRAQQALQEFDIEGVRTVLPFHRDMVSSQVLVDHGDADAAAGIYTDWLDHNYRPSAEATSATVPVEAIYAQRTRVALEIDGKLVSVGFPTEMLSQGPVKGASASAASGASGSGNEVTCPYEANLVAWNVEDGETVEEGQAIATIEAMKMESAVKAPSAGKLSRVATEGSRLEPGAVIATIS, via the coding sequence ATGATCTCTGCAGTCCTTATTGCTAACCGCGGCGAGATCGCCGTCCGTATCGCCCGCACCGCGCGTGACCTGGGCATCCGCTCCATCGCCATTTACTCCGAAGCCGATGCCGGCGCCCTGCACACCCAGGTGGCCGACGAAGCCTATGCCCTGCCCGGCAACTCCGCGGCGGATACCTACATGAACATCCCGGCTCTCCTCGATATCGCCGTGCGCGCCGGCGCTGACGCCATCCACCCCGGTTACGGCTTCCTCTCGGAGAACGCCGACTTTGCCCGCACCGTGGCCGAGGCCGGCCTGACGTGGATTGGCCCGTCGCCTGAGTCCATCGAGCTGCTCGGCGACAAGATTGCCGCGCGCCGCGTGGCCGAGGAGGTCGGCGCCCCACTGGCACCGGGTACTTCTGATCCCATCGATGACTGGCAGGAGGCCCGCGCCTTCGCTGAGGAGCACGGCCTGCCCATCGCCATCAAGGCTGCATACGGCGGCGGCGGACGCGGCCTGAAGGTGGTGGAAAACCTCGAGGACATCGAGGCGGCCTTCAACTCCGCCGGCCGCGAGGCCAAGGAGGCCTTCGGCCGCGCGGAGTGCTACGTGGAGAAATTCCTGACGCACCCGCGCCACGTGGAGGCGCAGATTCTGGCCGATACGCACGGCAACGTCGCCGTGCTGGGCACCCGCGATTGCTCCACGCAGCGCCGCTTCCAAAAACTCATCGAGGAAGCCCCGGCGCCCGCGCTTTCCGACGAACAGCGCACCGGCATCCACGAGGGTGCCCGCGCCATCTGCGCGAAGGTGGGCTACACCGGTGCCGGCACGGTGGAGTACATCGTCTCCGAAGATGGCACGATTTCCTTCCTCGAGGTCAATACTCGTGTCCAGGTGGAGCACCCGGTGACCGAGATGGTCACGGGCGTGGACATCATCGCCGAGCAATTCCGCATCGCCTCCGGCGAACCCCTTTCCTTCGTGTCCTCATCTTCGTCCGATGCGTCTGAAGCGCATGCGTCTGAAGCTCATGCTTCAGACCCTGTGTCCGAAGGCCACGCCTTCGAGTTCCGCATTAACGCCGAGGACATCCTCAACGGCTTCGCGCCGTGCCCCGGTACCATCGTGCGCTTCGAGCCGCCGACCGGCCCTGGCATCCGCGTCGATTCCGGCGTGCGCACCGGATCCATCGTGCCTCCCTACTATGACTCGCTCGTGGCCAAGCTCCTGGTCTGGGGCCCAACCCGCGAGATCGCGCTGAAACGCGCGCAGCAGGCCCTTCAGGAATTCGATATCGAAGGTGTTCGCACCGTGCTGCCCTTCCACCGCGATATGGTCTCCTCCCAGGTCCTCGTGGACCATGGCGACGCCGATGCCGCGGCCGGCATCTACACCGACTGGCTCGACCACAATTACCGCCCGTCAGCGGAGGCCACGAGCGCCACCGTTCCGGTGGAGGCCATCTACGCGCAGCGCACCCGCGTGGCGCTGGAAATCGACGGCAAGCTGGTCAGCGTGGGCTTCCCCACGGAGATGTTGTCGCAGGGGCCGGTGAAGGGGGCGTCGGCAAGCGCGGCGTCTGGAGCCAGCGGCAGCGGCAACGAGGTGACCTGCCCCTACGAGGCCAACCTCGTGGCATGGAACGTAGAAGACGGCGAGACGGTCGAAGAAGGCCAGGCTATCGCCACGATCGAGGCAATGAAGATGGAATCTGCGGTCAAGGCTCCGTCTGCGGGCAAGCTAAGCCGGGTGGCAACGGAAGGCTCGAGGCTGGAACCGGGCGCGGTAATCGCCACGATTTCTTAA
- a CDS encoding GntR family transcriptional regulator produces the protein MLADSVASALRAAISEGEYMPGQQLSEVRAAERFECSRNTLRESFAMLASERIVERIPHRGVFIATPDADFVRDLYLARAAIEPAAARYATFEDPGELVRLTESAVQDGAPRPLINQRFHKRLVAGLGSPTLDRSMSHLLARMRLTFLLTLERYPQIHDNHVQANIDLAHLIAQGEREAAADACRADLMRAMESILRVL, from the coding sequence ATGCTTGCAGATTCCGTCGCCTCCGCGCTCCGCGCCGCCATCTCCGAAGGCGAGTACATGCCTGGGCAACAGCTCAGCGAGGTCCGCGCGGCCGAGCGCTTCGAATGCTCCCGCAACACCCTGCGGGAGTCCTTCGCCATGCTCGCTTCCGAGCGCATCGTGGAGCGCATCCCGCACAGGGGTGTCTTCATTGCCACGCCCGATGCCGATTTCGTGCGCGATCTTTATTTAGCGCGCGCCGCCATCGAGCCGGCCGCGGCACGCTATGCCACCTTCGAGGACCCGGGCGAGCTGGTGCGGCTGACCGAATCCGCCGTGCAAGACGGCGCTCCCCGCCCCCTCATCAACCAGCGCTTCCACAAGAGGTTGGTCGCTGGTCTGGGCTCACCGACGCTGGACCGCTCCATGTCTCATCTCCTAGCGCGCATGCGACTCACCTTCTTGCTGACATTGGAGCGCTACCCGCAGATTCACGATAACCACGTGCAGGCCAACATCGACTTAGCCCACCTCATCGCGCAAGGCGAACGTGAGGCCGCCGCCGATGCCTGCCGCGCGGACTTGATGCGCGCGATGGAATCGATTCTTCGGGTCCTTTAG
- a CDS encoding putative hydro-lyase, translated as MGMMQTPAEVRAFARAHDMTTTAGHARGFMQANLIALPREYAFDFLLFAQRNPKPCPIVGVLEAGQFTSDLIPNGDIRTDIPAYNIYEDGQLTQTLGDASPFYSEDIVSFLIGCSFTFENALLENGISIAHIEQGRNVPMYRTSIATTPAGVFSGPMVVSMRPIPANQVSDAVRITSRYPGVHGAPVHVGDPAAIGIEDLSQPDFGEAVDIPEGTIPVFWACGVTPQAIVMNSRPSLAITHAPGKMLVTDIPDRDFLIP; from the coding sequence ATGGGCATGATGCAGACTCCCGCAGAAGTGCGCGCCTTTGCCCGCGCACACGACATGACCACCACTGCCGGCCACGCCCGCGGCTTTATGCAAGCCAACCTCATTGCCCTGCCGCGCGAGTACGCCTTCGACTTCCTTCTCTTCGCGCAGCGCAATCCCAAGCCATGCCCCATCGTCGGCGTGCTGGAAGCAGGACAGTTCACCTCCGACCTCATTCCGAACGGCGATATTCGCACCGACATTCCCGCCTACAACATCTACGAGGACGGCCAGCTCACGCAGACGCTTGGCGACGCTTCCCCTTTCTACTCCGAAGATATCGTCTCCTTCCTCATCGGTTGTTCCTTTACCTTTGAGAACGCCCTTCTGGAGAACGGCATCTCCATTGCGCACATCGAGCAGGGCCGCAACGTACCGATGTATCGCACGTCCATCGCCACCACCCCAGCCGGGGTCTTCTCCGGGCCGATGGTCGTATCGATGCGCCCGATCCCCGCGAACCAGGTCTCTGATGCCGTCCGCATCACCTCCCGCTACCCAGGCGTCCACGGTGCCCCAGTGCACGTCGGCGACCCGGCAGCCATCGGCATCGAAGACCTATCGCAGCCCGATTTCGGCGAAGCCGTCGACATTCCTGAGGGCACAATCCCGGTCTTCTGGGCGTGCGGCGTGACCCCGCAGGCCATCGTGATGAACTCGCGTCCCAGCCTGGCCATCACGCATGCCCCAGGCAAGATGCTCGTCACCGACATCCCGGACCGCGACTTCCTCATCCCCTGA
- a CDS encoding acetyl-CoA C-acyltransferase, translating to MPQDIYIAGAARLPIGKFGGSLARLSLTELGSLAAETAIERSGLSGEDLDTAVASNVMPVVPKDLYLSRAIARNVGLPDSSTAMGVNRLCGSGVQAVISAAQLLQSGDGSLALAVGAESMSNAPYSVEGARFGKRMGDGKLYDWLTGALSCPFGTGHMGVTAENVAADNNISRERQDEFAAESQERAAKARAEGVHAEEIVRVGELDFDESVRETSVEKLAKLKPVFVKDGTVTAGNASGINDGAAAAVLATAEEVTKRGLDPLAKIVSWSIAGVDPTRMGIGPVAAVPKALEKAGLELQDIDLIESNEAFAAQAIAVQDQLGFDPAKTNIYGGAVAHGHPVGATGIILLTKLAYALRRESKRYGLVTMCIGGGQGIAMIIENGAK from the coding sequence ATGCCCCAGGACATTTACATCGCCGGGGCTGCACGCCTGCCTATCGGCAAATTCGGCGGCAGCCTCGCGCGGCTTTCCCTGACCGAACTTGGCTCCCTTGCGGCCGAAACGGCTATTGAGCGTTCGGGGCTTTCAGGAGAAGACCTCGACACCGCCGTGGCCTCCAACGTCATGCCCGTTGTGCCGAAGGACCTCTATCTCTCCCGCGCGATTGCCCGGAACGTAGGGTTGCCAGACTCCTCCACTGCCATGGGCGTTAACCGCCTCTGCGGCTCCGGTGTCCAAGCAGTCATCAGTGCAGCCCAACTCCTGCAGTCTGGCGACGGCTCTCTAGCGTTAGCCGTCGGCGCAGAATCCATGAGTAACGCGCCCTACTCCGTCGAAGGAGCGCGCTTTGGCAAGCGCATGGGGGATGGCAAACTCTACGACTGGCTCACCGGCGCACTCTCCTGCCCCTTCGGCACCGGGCACATGGGCGTGACCGCAGAAAACGTCGCTGCGGATAACAACATCTCCCGCGAACGCCAGGACGAATTCGCCGCCGAATCCCAAGAGCGCGCCGCGAAGGCCCGCGCGGAGGGTGTGCATGCCGAGGAAATCGTCCGCGTCGGCGAGCTGGACTTTGATGAGAGCGTGCGGGAGACGAGCGTCGAGAAGCTGGCAAAGCTCAAGCCGGTCTTCGTTAAAGATGGAACCGTCACCGCCGGCAACGCCTCCGGCATCAACGATGGCGCTGCGGCCGCCGTGCTGGCCACCGCAGAGGAGGTGACCAAGCGTGGCCTAGACCCGCTGGCGAAGATTGTGTCCTGGTCCATCGCGGGCGTGGACCCGACGCGCATGGGCATCGGTCCGGTGGCTGCAGTGCCGAAGGCGCTTGAGAAGGCCGGCCTGGAGTTGCAGGATATTGACCTCATCGAATCAAACGAGGCCTTCGCCGCCCAAGCCATCGCCGTGCAGGACCAGCTGGGCTTCGACCCGGCCAAGACGAATATCTATGGCGGTGCCGTCGCGCACGGCCACCCGGTTGGCGCGACGGGCATCATCCTGCTGACCAAGCTAGCTTATGCGCTGCGCCGCGAAAGCAAGCGCTATGGCCTGGTCACCATGTGCATCGGCGGCGGTCAGGGAATCGCCATGATTATTGAGAATGGAGCGAAGTAA
- a CDS encoding urea amidolyase family protein — MHIHPVGTRALLVELEDLSQVMAWHAALDANPLKDQVDAIAAATTLLLTFATPNSAAAAAEKLQDFRPTAQAGEDPRFVEIDVLYDGEDLDEAAELMGMSREGLIDWHTSTEWLAAFGGFAPGFTYCTPADSAQNFNIERRATPRTAVPAGAVGIAGGFSAVYPRVSPGGWQLLGTTSTPMWESDAHPPALVQPGDRVFYRAVSSLPDVVSTTPFGRRTPARLPRLEVLDAGLLTLFQDQGRPGRGNLGVTPSGAADLAAAATANVAVGNPRGATVLENIGGIRLRALTDAVVCVTGAQSRVLLDDMPVHLARPVLVTAGSTVTVDPATVGLRSYIAIRGGIVADAELGSASTDVLSGLGPTPVRLGDVIGVLPRSTAMTDAQLSNPMRVREGAHGQTEGVLRCVLGPRDDWFTPESLEAFLATEWTVTAQSNRVGVRLVGPEGSVALSRAREGELPSEGMVAGSVQVPPSGEPVIFLRDHAVTGGYPVIATVLEEDIDIAAQLPPGATVRFELA, encoded by the coding sequence ATGCATATTCACCCCGTAGGAACGCGCGCGCTGCTCGTAGAGCTAGAGGACTTGTCCCAAGTCATGGCGTGGCACGCGGCGCTCGACGCTAATCCACTCAAGGACCAAGTCGATGCGATTGCCGCCGCCACCACCTTGCTGCTGACCTTTGCCACGCCGAACTCCGCCGCCGCAGCCGCTGAGAAGCTGCAGGATTTCCGCCCCACCGCGCAGGCGGGCGAGGATCCGCGCTTTGTGGAGATCGACGTTCTCTATGACGGCGAGGACCTCGATGAGGCCGCCGAGTTGATGGGCATGTCGCGCGAAGGCCTCATTGATTGGCACACGTCCACCGAGTGGCTCGCCGCTTTTGGCGGCTTCGCGCCCGGTTTTACTTATTGCACCCCGGCGGACTCGGCGCAGAATTTCAACATCGAGCGCCGTGCCACCCCGCGCACCGCGGTGCCGGCGGGTGCCGTCGGTATTGCCGGCGGTTTCTCCGCGGTCTATCCGCGCGTCTCCCCGGGCGGCTGGCAGCTGTTGGGCACTACTTCGACTCCGATGTGGGAATCTGATGCCCACCCGCCGGCACTGGTCCAGCCCGGTGACCGCGTATTCTACCGCGCGGTGAGCTCGCTGCCGGACGTGGTGTCCACCACGCCTTTTGGCCGCCGCACCCCGGCGCGCTTGCCGCGCTTGGAGGTCCTCGATGCGGGGCTGCTCACCCTCTTCCAGGATCAGGGCCGCCCCGGCCGCGGCAACCTGGGCGTCACGCCATCGGGTGCTGCGGACTTGGCCGCTGCAGCCACAGCTAACGTCGCGGTGGGCAACCCGCGCGGCGCCACCGTACTAGAGAATATCGGCGGCATTCGCCTGCGCGCGCTGACCGACGCCGTCGTGTGCGTCACCGGCGCCCAATCCCGCGTGCTTCTCGACGATATGCCGGTGCACCTCGCGCGCCCGGTGCTCGTCACCGCCGGCTCCACAGTGACGGTGGATCCCGCAACGGTGGGCCTGCGCAGCTACATCGCCATCCGCGGCGGCATCGTGGCGGATGCGGAGCTGGGCTCAGCCTCCACCGACGTGCTCTCCGGGCTGGGGCCTACACCGGTACGGCTGGGCGATGTCATCGGTGTCCTCCCCCGCTCCACCGCAATGACGGATGCGCAGCTGAGCAACCCGATGCGCGTGCGCGAAGGCGCGCACGGCCAGACCGAGGGTGTGCTGCGCTGCGTGCTCGGCCCGCGCGATGACTGGTTTACGCCCGAAAGTCTGGAGGCGTTCCTGGCCACCGAGTGGACCGTTACTGCACAGTCCAACCGCGTGGGCGTGCGCCTGGTCGGCCCGGAGGGCTCCGTGGCGTTGAGCCGCGCCCGGGAGGGCGAGCTGCCCTCGGAGGGCATGGTCGCTGGCTCCGTCCAGGTACCGCCGAGTGGCGAGCCCGTGATTTTCCTCCGCGATCACGCCGTGACCGGTGGCTACCCGGTCATCGCCACAGTCCTCGAAGAAGATATTGATATCGCCGCGCAGCTCCCGCCGGGGGCGACGGTCCGCTTTGAACTCGCTTAA
- a CDS encoding DUF2200 domain-containing protein: protein MPHRIFSVPFADIYPHYVNKVERKGRTVSKLHEVITWLTGYSVEGLGRVREQKITLEEFFEQAPQLNPSRHLITGSICGHRVQDIEDPLMQNIRYLDKLVDELARGKAMEKILRG from the coding sequence ATGCCTCATCGAATCTTTTCCGTGCCCTTCGCCGACATCTATCCGCACTACGTCAACAAAGTGGAGCGCAAAGGCAGGACTGTCAGCAAGCTCCACGAAGTCATCACCTGGCTTACCGGCTACTCGGTTGAAGGACTGGGGAGGGTCCGGGAGCAAAAGATCACCCTCGAGGAGTTCTTCGAGCAGGCCCCTCAACTGAACCCGTCTCGCCACCTCATCACTGGCAGCATCTGCGGACACCGTGTCCAGGACATCGAGGACCCACTGATGCAGAATATTCGGTACCTGGACAAGCTCGTTGATGAACTCGCCAGGGGAAAAGCCATGGAGAAAATCCTTCGCGGCTAG
- a CDS encoding NRAMP family divalent metal transporter — protein sequence MAGAMFLMATSAIGPGFLTQTSVFTVQMGAAFAFAIALSIIVDIAIQLNVWRVLAISGMRANELGNTVLPGLGWFLAILVFIGGMVFNIGNIAGSGLGLNALLGIDARIGGLIASAIAIFIFLSKRAGVALDRIVAALGAIMILLMLYVAIVSQPPVGEALKNTVMPESVDFFVITTLIGGTVGGYITFAGAHRLIDSGLSGPENVNAITKTSVLGIIVTGIMRVLLFLAVLGVVATGVALSEDNTAADAFRHAAGEFGLRAFGVVLFAAGLSSVIGASCTSITFVTTQKVSPRTRNFLTVGFIVVCAILFGILNSAPQKLLIFAGAFNGIILPIAFAMVMWVAFKRHDLTHGVKQPMWLLIAGVLALVLEIFIGVKSISGIVNLWA from the coding sequence ATGGCCGGCGCCATGTTCCTCATGGCCACCTCCGCTATCGGCCCGGGCTTTTTGACCCAAACCTCCGTCTTCACCGTGCAGATGGGCGCGGCCTTTGCCTTCGCCATTGCGCTGTCGATCATCGTCGACATCGCCATCCAGCTGAACGTGTGGCGTGTGCTCGCCATCTCCGGCATGCGTGCCAACGAGCTGGGTAATACTGTTCTGCCCGGGCTGGGATGGTTCCTCGCCATTCTCGTCTTCATCGGCGGCATGGTCTTTAATATCGGCAACATCGCCGGCTCGGGCCTCGGCCTTAACGCCCTGCTGGGCATCGATGCTCGTATCGGCGGCCTTATCGCCTCCGCTATCGCCATCTTCATCTTCTTGTCCAAGCGGGCGGGCGTCGCGCTCGACCGCATCGTCGCCGCGCTGGGCGCCATCATGATTCTGCTCATGCTTTACGTGGCGATTGTTTCCCAGCCGCCGGTGGGCGAGGCGCTGAAGAACACCGTCATGCCGGAGAGCGTCGATTTCTTCGTCATCACCACCCTCATCGGCGGCACGGTGGGCGGCTACATCACCTTCGCCGGTGCGCACCGCCTCATCGACTCCGGCCTGTCCGGACCGGAAAACGTCAACGCGATTACCAAGACCTCTGTCCTCGGCATCATCGTCACCGGCATCATGCGCGTGCTGCTCTTCCTCGCGGTCCTGGGTGTCGTCGCCACGGGCGTTGCCCTCTCTGAAGACAACACGGCTGCCGATGCCTTCCGCCACGCCGCCGGCGAATTTGGTCTCCGCGCCTTCGGCGTTGTGCTCTTCGCTGCCGGCTTGTCCTCCGTTATCGGCGCGTCCTGCACCTCGATCACCTTCGTGACCACCCAGAAGGTCAGCCCGCGCACCCGCAATTTCCTCACCGTAGGCTTCATCGTTGTCTGCGCCATTCTCTTCGGCATTCTCAACTCCGCGCCGCAGAAACTCCTCATTTTCGCGGGTGCCTTCAACGGCATCATCCTGCCCATCGCTTTCGCTATGGTGATGTGGGTCGCGTTCAAACGCCACGACCTTACCCACGGTGTTAAGCAGCCGATGTGGCTGCTCATCGCCGGTGTGTTAGCACTCGTGCTGGAAATCTTCATTGGCGTTAAATCCATCTCGGGAATCGTTAACCTATGGGCATGA
- a CDS encoding DUF2891 family protein encodes MPALKNTRATGHQHHNVTHAFDGQFQTHTPEVKRRHTPPSALPYLTHDFARNLCQRLGGNNCGRTRARIPRRDAPHKRFHRRLRRAPRKLHPSFYGCFNWHSSVHMQYSGTLVNEILGPESPKELSALLDDRLSTEALTMEYNYLLAHPGYEIPYGRAWLLQLAVIRPSEAMDKLVELTAQHCRDWLDSLNQPVRHGMHSNTAFNLFLILEAAEKLGLESLASSVREAAARLFGDDHNYPLEWELSGHDFLSSGLSEALLMSRVLPDFPHWFDGFLPHRAEALDFLTQIPEVLDPTDGRLAHLFGLALTRAWMLVELAEHFDTSVLPRAQALAASAQPQLVDGHFMSTHWLITYALRFQLACEGKRVDELR; translated from the coding sequence ATGCCTGCTCTAAAGAATACGAGGGCGACCGGACATCAACACCACAATGTCACTCATGCGTTCGATGGTCAATTTCAAACGCACACCCCAGAAGTCAAGAGAAGACACACCCCACCTTCAGCTTTGCCATACTTAACGCATGACTTCGCTAGAAACTTGTGCCAGCGACTGGGCGGAAACAATTGCGGCCGCACTCGAGCGCGAATTCCCCGCCGCGATGCACCACACAAGCGCTTCCACAGAAGACTGCGACGTGCGCCCCGCAAGCTGCACCCCAGTTTCTACGGTTGTTTCAACTGGCACTCCAGCGTCCACATGCAGTACTCAGGCACGCTAGTAAACGAGATTCTCGGTCCCGAGTCTCCCAAAGAACTTTCTGCGCTTCTCGACGATCGCCTCAGCACAGAAGCCCTCACCATGGAATACAACTACCTCCTTGCCCACCCCGGATATGAAATACCCTATGGGCGCGCCTGGCTGCTGCAGCTAGCCGTCATCCGGCCCAGCGAAGCGATGGACAAGCTCGTAGAGCTCACCGCACAGCACTGCCGCGACTGGCTCGACTCACTCAACCAACCGGTGCGACACGGTATGCATTCCAATACAGCCTTCAATCTTTTCCTCATTCTCGAGGCCGCGGAGAAACTCGGGCTGGAATCGCTGGCAAGCTCGGTGCGCGAGGCTGCTGCCCGCCTTTTTGGCGACGACCACAACTACCCGCTCGAATGGGAGCTGTCTGGGCACGATTTCCTGTCCAGCGGACTATCGGAGGCGCTACTCATGTCGCGCGTTCTGCCGGATTTCCCACACTGGTTCGACGGCTTTCTTCCCCACCGCGCCGAGGCACTGGACTTTCTTACACAAATTCCTGAGGTACTCGACCCAACCGATGGCCGTTTGGCCCACCTCTTCGGGCTAGCGCTGACCAGGGCGTGGATGCTCGTTGAACTCGCTGAGCATTTCGACACCTCCGTCCTACCCCGCGCACAGGCGCTTGCTGCCAGCGCACAACCGCAGCTTGTCGACGGCCACTTCATGTCCACCCACTGGCTCATCACCTACGCACTACGCTTTCAGCTCGCCTGTGAGGGAAAACGCGTGGATGAGCTTCGGTAA
- a CDS encoding sortase — MGVLLILALVFLGIVAALKFNKEPEAPAPQPADIVTEPAAVIEPSPAVEMYIPAIDVRTDFEEGSCRVKDNKINPDSMNKACTYTAEDKPYSLPGTDAQDIVVIAGHTGAGVPAVFNNLYDGRADEHKASIGDKLYLRTQNSADQWLVYTATDLHDPSKDGLEQDESIWGADAQPGRLLTISCIQPANPLAAAVRNAVVGWQFEGVAETPEAATDQG; from the coding sequence ATGGGGGTCCTCCTGATTCTGGCGTTGGTGTTCCTCGGGATTGTCGCCGCGCTTAAGTTCAATAAGGAACCAGAAGCACCCGCGCCGCAACCCGCCGACATAGTCACGGAACCCGCCGCAGTCATCGAGCCCTCCCCCGCAGTCGAGATGTACATCCCAGCAATTGATGTACGCACGGACTTCGAAGAAGGCTCCTGCCGAGTCAAAGACAACAAGATCAATCCGGACTCGATGAATAAGGCCTGCACCTATACCGCGGAGGATAAGCCCTATTCACTTCCCGGTACGGATGCTCAAGACATCGTGGTTATCGCCGGCCATACCGGCGCGGGTGTGCCGGCAGTATTTAATAATCTCTACGACGGCCGGGCAGACGAGCACAAGGCTTCAATAGGCGACAAGCTATACCTGCGCACGCAGAACTCCGCTGATCAGTGGCTGGTATACACCGCGACAGATCTGCACGATCCCTCAAAGGACGGTCTCGAGCAGGACGAGAGCATCTGGGGCGCCGATGCCCAGCCCGGCCGCCTGCTCACCATCAGCTGCATCCAGCCAGCCAACCCACTGGCAGCGGCGGTACGCAATGCCGTGGTGGGATGGCAGTTTGAAGGCGTAGCCGAAACGCCTGAAGCTGCCACAGACCAAGGCTAG